Proteins from one Bacillota bacterium genomic window:
- the panC gene encoding pantoate--beta-alanine ligase, whose translation MEIIKDIQTMREFVRQQRQAGKRIGFVPTMGYLHDGHLSLVRVAQEAADTVVMSIFVNPLQFGVGEDYGEYPRDLTRDARLAEEAGVAAVFAPSVAEMYPAGYATFVEVEKLTEGLCGASRPGHFRGVTTVVTKLLNIVQPDVAVFGQKDAQQAAVIQRMVRDLNMPVQIIVAPIVREADGLAMSSRNVYLNEEQRRASLVLFKSLQMAQERIAAGDRNAASLRQAMVEFVEAEPLAEIDYVEIVNAESLQPVEDIAGRVLIALAVRFGSTRLIDNAVVEV comes from the coding sequence GTGGAAATTATCAAGGATATTCAAACCATGAGGGAGTTTGTCCGGCAGCAGCGGCAGGCGGGCAAACGGATAGGGTTCGTGCCCACCATGGGATACCTGCACGACGGACACCTGAGTTTGGTGCGCGTCGCCCAGGAGGCTGCCGATACCGTAGTGATGAGCATATTCGTTAACCCCCTGCAGTTCGGGGTGGGAGAGGATTACGGTGAGTACCCCCGCGACCTGACCCGGGACGCCCGGCTAGCCGAGGAGGCGGGAGTAGCGGCTGTTTTCGCTCCTTCCGTGGCGGAGATGTACCCGGCGGGCTATGCCACTTTCGTGGAGGTGGAGAAACTCACCGAGGGTTTGTGCGGCGCCTCCCGGCCTGGACATTTTCGGGGGGTGACCACCGTGGTAACCAAGCTGCTTAATATCGTGCAGCCCGACGTGGCGGTTTTTGGGCAAAAAGACGCGCAGCAGGCGGCGGTCATCCAGCGCATGGTACGGGATCTAAATATGCCGGTCCAGATCATCGTGGCACCCATCGTGCGAGAGGCCGACGGGTTGGCTATGAGCTCCCGCAACGTGTATCTCAATGAGGAGCAGCGGCGGGCGAGTCTCGTGCTGTTCAAGTCGTTGCAGATGGCCCAGGAGCGGATCGCGGCCGGGGACCGGAACGCAGCCAGCCTGAGACAGGCGATGGTGGAGTTTGTTGAAGCGGAGCCCTTGGCTGAAATCGATTACGTGGAGATTGTCAACGCGGAGAGCTTACAACCGGTGGAGGACATTGCTGGACGGGTGCTGATCGCCCTGGCGGTGAGGTTCGGGAGTACCCGCCTCATCGATAACGCGGTGGTGGAGGTGTAA
- a CDS encoding P1 family peptidase: MNLAGNICDVPGLMVGHAHDLVALTGCTVVLYPPGAVAGVDVRGSAPGTRETDLLSPINLVDRVHAVLLGGGSAFGLDAAAGVMRWLEERGYGFDAGVARVPIVPGAVLFDLTIGDPRVRPDAEMGYRACENARPGPGPVPEGNVGAGAGATVGKLLGPWQATKSGIGSASLRVGRNVVVGAIVAVNALGDVLDPETGQILAGTRSPEGGWAGTARLLLEQADGRSPGFSPNTTVGVVATNAALDKAQATKVAQMAHDGLARCISPVHTMLDGDTIFALSCGDGSVRGDLSAIGTAAARAVAEAVRRAVLMAEAAGGLPASPFARRGSGG; the protein is encoded by the coding sequence CTGAACCTGGCCGGCAACATATGCGATGTGCCCGGGCTCATGGTCGGGCATGCCCACGACCTGGTGGCGCTGACGGGATGTACGGTGGTGCTCTACCCGCCCGGTGCGGTGGCCGGTGTGGACGTGCGCGGCTCGGCTCCCGGGACCCGCGAGACGGACCTCCTGTCCCCCATCAACCTGGTGGACCGGGTGCACGCCGTACTGCTGGGGGGAGGGAGTGCCTTCGGGCTGGACGCGGCGGCGGGGGTGATGCGCTGGCTGGAGGAGAGAGGATACGGCTTCGACGCGGGGGTGGCCCGGGTGCCCATCGTGCCGGGGGCCGTCCTCTTCGACCTCACCATCGGAGATCCCCGGGTGAGGCCGGATGCGGAGATGGGATACCGGGCGTGCGAGAACGCCCGGCCGGGCCCCGGCCCCGTCCCGGAGGGAAACGTGGGGGCGGGGGCGGGCGCCACGGTGGGCAAGCTGCTCGGTCCCTGGCAGGCCACCAAGAGCGGCATCGGGTCCGCCAGCCTGCGCGTGGGGCGGAACGTGGTGGTAGGGGCCATCGTGGCCGTGAATGCCCTCGGCGACGTGCTGGACCCGGAGACCGGGCAGATCCTGGCGGGCACCAGGAGTCCCGAGGGAGGCTGGGCCGGCACCGCGCGTCTCCTCCTGGAGCAGGCGGACGGGCGGTCGCCCGGATTCTCCCCCAATACCACCGTCGGAGTGGTGGCCACCAACGCCGCCCTGGATAAGGCGCAGGCCACCAAGGTTGCCCAGATGGCCCACGACGGGTTGGCCCGGTGCATATCCCCCGTGCACACCATGCTGGACGGCGACACCATCTTTGCCCTTTCCTGCGGCGACGGGTCTGTCCGGGGCGACCTCAGCGCCATCGGTACCGCGGCCGCCCGCGCGGTGGCGGAAGCGGTGCGGCGGGCGGTGCTCATGGCGGAGGCCGCGGGGGGCCTGCCCGCCAGCCCCTTCGCCCGCCGGGGGAGCGGCGGTTGA
- a CDS encoding CAP domain-containing protein: protein MDSPSPKGTRLAAMLLLAAFLVVSCAWPVAAGPFFSAGTPGSYSPASWADVSRHVTYSGRGILILRPLPRPAPQPAPSPAPAPSPLQPAPAPSPGAGGVLTADEQRMVDLINMERSRVGLPALQVNPVLVKLARLKSEDMVAKGYFGHMSPTYGSPFAMMDRAGVKYRYAGENLAGAPTVEMAHRALMNSPGHRANILSPHFTHVGIGIARGGPYGYMYTQMFTGQ, encoded by the coding sequence ATGGACTCGCCCAGCCCGAAGGGAACCAGGCTCGCGGCCATGCTGCTCCTGGCGGCCTTTCTCGTGGTGTCCTGCGCCTGGCCGGTGGCGGCCGGTCCTTTCTTCTCCGCCGGGACGCCGGGAAGCTACTCGCCCGCCTCGTGGGCCGACGTATCAAGGCACGTTACATACAGCGGCCGGGGCATCCTGATCCTGCGGCCGCTGCCCCGGCCCGCCCCGCAGCCAGCGCCGTCGCCCGCCCCCGCCCCGTCCCCGCTGCAGCCCGCTCCTGCGCCGTCGCCGGGCGCCGGGGGAGTCCTGACTGCGGACGAGCAGCGCATGGTCGACCTCATCAATATGGAGCGGAGCCGGGTGGGGCTGCCTGCCCTGCAGGTGAACCCCGTCCTGGTGAAGCTGGCCCGGCTTAAGTCCGAAGACATGGTGGCGAAGGGATACTTCGGCCACATGTCCCCCACGTACGGGTCGCCCTTTGCCATGATGGACCGGGCCGGGGTGAAATACCGTTATGCGGGTGAAAACCTGGCCGGGGCTCCCACGGTGGAGATGGCTCACCGGGCCCTCATGAACAGCCCTGGTCACCGGGCCAACATCCTGAGCCCGCATTTCACCCACGTGGGAATCGGTATTGCCCGGGGTGGACCATACGGGTACATGTACACTCAGATGTTCACCGGGCAGTAA
- a CDS encoding alpha/beta-type small acid-soluble spore protein codes for MARGQKTNRALVREAQRALDSFKYQVASQIGVNPPADDYWGDIPARQCGAVGGQMVRSMIQMAEQTLAQGGTQAPPAWARGPGRGEARP; via the coding sequence ATGGCACGTGGCCAGAAAACCAACCGCGCCCTGGTGCGCGAGGCGCAAAGAGCCCTGGATAGCTTCAAGTACCAGGTGGCGTCGCAGATCGGCGTGAACCCCCCGGCTGACGACTACTGGGGTGACATTCCCGCCCGCCAGTGCGGCGCCGTGGGTGGCCAGATGGTGCGCAGCATGATCCAGATGGCCGAGCAAACCCTCGCCCAGGGGGGAACCCAGGCTCCACCGGCGTGGGCCCGCGGGCCCGGTCGCGGTGAGGCACGACCCTGA
- a CDS encoding divalent metal cation transporter, which translates to MRGRSMWRRILLFLAVMGPGIITGNVDNDAGGLTTYSVAGARYGTDLLWLLIPVTILLAMVQETSARMGAVTGKGLATLVREKFGLRTSVLALSLLFAGNFAVTVSNFAGVAAASEILGVSRYLSVPAVAFLVWLLVSRGSYRAIERVFLLLSLVYLTYVISGLLARPHWGTVMHALVVPRLYPEPGFLTLLIATIGTTITPWMPFYQQALVSDKGLTAGQVGYARLDTYLGAVMTDTVSFFIIVSCAVLLYPRGIMIETAAEAAAALAPVAGRYAALLFAVGLLNASAMGASVVPLSTAHAVAEGFGWESTVGRRFSQAPVFIGLYTALLILGAATVLVPGINLVHTMLLAQTVNGILLPLILILMLKLASDRRLMGRHANSRLSNTVSWAAAGLLIALTVVLLLSTIILP; encoded by the coding sequence GTGCGTGGACGCAGCATGTGGCGCAGAATCCTTCTCTTCCTCGCCGTTATGGGTCCCGGCATCATCACCGGCAACGTGGACAACGACGCCGGCGGCCTCACCACCTACTCGGTGGCGGGAGCCCGCTACGGTACGGACCTCCTGTGGCTCCTCATCCCCGTCACCATACTGCTGGCCATGGTCCAGGAGACATCCGCCCGCATGGGCGCCGTTACCGGCAAGGGCCTGGCCACCCTGGTGCGGGAGAAGTTCGGCCTGCGCACCAGCGTGCTGGCCCTCTCCCTGCTCTTCGCGGGAAACTTCGCTGTCACCGTATCCAACTTCGCCGGGGTAGCCGCGGCCTCGGAGATCCTGGGGGTAAGCCGGTACCTCTCAGTGCCGGCCGTAGCTTTTCTGGTATGGTTGCTGGTGTCGCGGGGCTCGTACCGGGCCATTGAGAGAGTGTTCCTGCTCCTGTCCCTGGTGTACCTGACCTACGTCATCTCGGGCCTCCTCGCCCGGCCCCACTGGGGCACGGTCATGCACGCCCTGGTGGTCCCCCGCCTGTACCCCGAGCCCGGCTTCCTCACCCTGCTCATCGCCACTATCGGTACCACCATCACCCCCTGGATGCCCTTCTATCAGCAGGCTCTGGTTTCCGACAAGGGGTTGACCGCGGGCCAGGTGGGATATGCCCGTCTGGACACCTACCTGGGGGCGGTGATGACCGACACGGTATCGTTTTTCATCATCGTGAGCTGCGCGGTGCTGCTCTACCCGCGCGGCATCATGATCGAGACGGCCGCGGAAGCCGCCGCCGCCCTGGCACCCGTGGCGGGCAGGTACGCCGCCCTCCTCTTCGCCGTGGGATTGCTCAACGCTTCCGCCATGGGCGCCTCGGTGGTTCCCCTTTCCACGGCCCATGCCGTGGCCGAGGGATTCGGCTGGGAATCGACGGTGGGACGGCGCTTCTCCCAGGCGCCCGTGTTCATCGGCCTGTACACCGCCCTCCTCATCCTGGGCGCTGCCACCGTGCTGGTGCCGGGGATCAACCTGGTGCACACCATGCTCCTGGCCCAGACCGTCAACGGCATCCTTCTACCCCTCATCCTCATCCTGATGCTGAAGCTGGCTTCGGACCGCCGCCTTATGGGCCGGCACGCCAACAGCCGCCTGAGCAACACCGTTTCCTGGGCGGCGGCCGGCTTGCTGATCGCGCTCACGGTGGTCCTGCTGCTCTCGACCATCATCCTGCCCTGA
- a CDS encoding CBS domain-containing protein, producing the protein MEPGSLLFLSELLGQPVRAPEGQVLGRLRDLVALQGDESGLVRGYLVRGKEGGSFWIAQGELLYAPRQLTVPRPARSMRMYREKPEYILLGEDVMDQQVIDLRGRKVIRGNDIQLRWAEGTFRIMGVDISPAGFLRRLGGPGLARAAAVVVRAWRRPRILPWSLIEPLGRPGDPLKLAVPWEKLRRLRPADLADIIDELDRERVAALFQAMDTAAAAEALAEVDDPGTRKALLEVLGAERASDILEEMSPDDAADLLGDLPAESARTYLESMEEEERRDVDELLHYPETTAGGLMTTEYIALDQNLTAEDTIALLRRLAPDAETIYYLYVVDPEGHLAGVLSLRDLIVVAPERRLVDIMTPQVISVPLDADQETVVDVMARYDFLALPVVDDQNRLKGIITIDDVMDVALERGGWQRQIFTRR; encoded by the coding sequence GTGGAGCCGGGCAGCCTCCTTTTCCTGAGCGAGCTGCTGGGCCAGCCCGTCCGGGCGCCCGAGGGCCAGGTGCTGGGCCGCCTGCGCGACCTGGTGGCCCTGCAGGGCGACGAGTCGGGCCTGGTGCGCGGCTACCTGGTGCGGGGCAAAGAAGGGGGATCCTTCTGGATCGCCCAGGGGGAGCTGCTCTACGCGCCACGCCAGCTGACGGTACCCCGGCCGGCCAGGTCCATGCGGATGTACCGGGAGAAGCCCGAGTACATACTGCTGGGCGAGGACGTGATGGACCAGCAGGTGATCGACCTGCGGGGGCGCAAGGTCATCCGGGGCAACGACATCCAGCTGCGCTGGGCGGAGGGCACCTTCCGCATCATGGGGGTGGACATCAGCCCCGCCGGGTTCCTGCGTCGCCTGGGTGGACCGGGGCTGGCGCGGGCCGCCGCCGTCGTGGTGCGGGCGTGGCGTCGTCCCCGCATCCTGCCCTGGAGCCTGATCGAGCCCCTGGGGCGCCCGGGCGATCCCCTCAAGCTCGCCGTGCCCTGGGAGAAGCTGCGGCGGCTGCGGCCCGCCGACCTGGCCGACATCATCGACGAGCTGGATCGGGAGCGGGTGGCGGCCCTGTTTCAGGCCATGGACACGGCCGCCGCCGCCGAAGCGCTGGCCGAGGTGGACGACCCCGGCACCCGCAAGGCCCTGCTGGAAGTGCTGGGCGCGGAGCGCGCCTCCGACATCCTGGAGGAGATGTCTCCCGACGACGCCGCCGACCTGCTGGGAGACCTGCCGGCGGAAAGCGCCCGTACCTACCTGGAATCAATGGAAGAAGAAGAGCGCCGGGACGTGGACGAGCTGCTCCACTACCCGGAAACCACCGCGGGCGGCCTCATGACCACCGAGTACATCGCCCTCGACCAGAACCTGACGGCGGAAGACACCATCGCCCTCCTCCGGCGCCTGGCTCCGGACGCGGAAACCATATACTACCTCTACGTGGTCGACCCGGAAGGACATCTGGCGGGAGTGCTCTCCCTGAGGGACCTCATCGTGGTCGCGCCCGAGCGGCGCCTGGTGGACATCATGACCCCGCAGGTGATCAGCGTTCCCCTGGACGCCGACCAGGAGACGGTGGTGGATGTCATGGCCCGGTACGATTTCCTGGCCCTTCCCGTGGTCGACGACCAGAACCGCCTGAAGGGGATCATCACCATCGACGACGTCATGGATGTCGCCCTGGAGCGAGGCGGTTGGCAGAGGCAGATCTTTACAAGGAGGTGA
- a CDS encoding GerMN domain-containing protein, whose amino-acid sequence MLRKIAGAMLVLALVASPVFVSGCTLTGARAGGAGETPKVNPSPPPDQMVKLTLYFADSQAQYVVPEVREVPRGNAPLPDLVIQELIKGPTTPGLGITIPREARLVSSVKVEKGVAYVNFNKEFQTKHWGGSAGEMMTVFSIVNSLTELEGVRAVVFLVEGERLETLGHLDLTRPVERWQDLIGK is encoded by the coding sequence ATGCTGCGGAAGATTGCAGGCGCGATGCTGGTCCTGGCGCTGGTGGCTTCGCCTGTCTTCGTCTCCGGGTGCACCCTCACCGGGGCCCGGGCGGGAGGGGCGGGAGAGACGCCCAAGGTGAACCCCTCTCCGCCGCCCGATCAGATGGTGAAGCTAACCCTGTATTTCGCCGACTCCCAGGCCCAGTACGTGGTGCCGGAAGTGCGCGAGGTTCCCCGGGGTAACGCTCCCCTGCCCGACCTGGTGATCCAGGAGCTGATCAAGGGCCCCACCACCCCGGGGCTCGGCATCACCATCCCAAGAGAGGCGCGGCTGGTCTCATCGGTCAAGGTGGAAAAGGGTGTGGCCTACGTCAACTTCAACAAGGAGTTCCAGACCAAACACTGGGGCGGCAGCGCCGGTGAGATGATGACGGTATTCTCCATCGTCAACTCCCTCACCGAGCTGGAAGGGGTGAGGGCGGTGGTGTTCCTGGTGGAGGGAGAGCGCCTGGAAACCCTGGGCCACCTCGACCTCACCCGGCCGGTCGAGCGATGGCAGGACCTGATCGGGAAGTAG